Proteins from a genomic interval of Symmachiella macrocystis:
- a CDS encoding LacI family DNA-binding transcriptional regulator, whose amino-acid sequence MKETVTIRTVAEAANCAVSTVSRALRDDPAISEASKQRIREAAEALNYRRLRRPSVKEANNGHGTNALSGKRLVVVTMGLDRSLTSLPVVNATLCGVEDALSGFGLRLQMTHVPDLDEIPDHLDSNELDGVFLIGPLQGRMLADSNCRLLREFRELPTVWLHGRPDGCDWGDSVGADDVLIGKMAADFLADHGHQCVAFVSPKPSQLLMLNRETGFLAQAHRRGLHVQRFVEPPTGGWTMPIKPPLTIETVQHLVEAVLATDPRPTAVFAACDGVATGVYGALTARGIQVGREMSIIAGNNDWALISGLHPSLTTFDIQAHEIGQLAVRQMESLLRTKEQLPNACLSIEPRFVRGDSVGHR is encoded by the coding sequence GTGAAAGAAACCGTCACAATTAGAACCGTCGCGGAAGCGGCGAATTGTGCCGTCAGTACCGTCAGTCGTGCCCTGCGCGACGACCCGGCGATTAGCGAAGCATCCAAACAACGCATTCGAGAAGCGGCCGAGGCGCTGAATTACCGTCGTTTGCGGCGACCCAGCGTCAAAGAGGCGAACAACGGCCATGGCACCAACGCGTTGTCCGGCAAGCGGCTCGTCGTGGTTACGATGGGCTTGGACAGATCGTTGACGTCATTGCCGGTTGTGAACGCCACCCTGTGCGGCGTCGAAGATGCACTGTCCGGATTCGGACTACGGCTGCAAATGACGCATGTCCCCGACTTGGATGAAATTCCTGATCATTTAGATTCCAACGAACTCGATGGCGTTTTTCTAATCGGACCGTTGCAAGGTCGCATGTTGGCCGATTCCAATTGCCGGTTATTGCGAGAATTTCGGGAATTGCCCACCGTTTGGTTGCACGGCCGCCCCGACGGTTGCGACTGGGGTGACAGTGTTGGTGCTGACGACGTGCTAATCGGAAAAATGGCCGCGGATTTCCTGGCCGATCATGGCCATCAATGTGTGGCCTTTGTGAGTCCTAAGCCGAGTCAACTGCTGATGCTCAATCGGGAAACCGGATTCCTTGCGCAGGCTCATCGTCGTGGCTTACATGTTCAACGGTTCGTAGAACCACCAACCGGCGGGTGGACAATGCCTATCAAACCACCGCTCACCATTGAAACCGTGCAGCACCTGGTAGAAGCAGTCCTCGCTACCGATCCGAGGCCCACAGCCGTGTTCGCAGCATGCGACGGGGTCGCCACAGGAGTCTACGGTGCCCTCACAGCCCGCGGCATACAAGTCGGTAGAGAGATGAGCATCATTGCCGGCAACAACGATTGGGCTTTGATTTCAGGACTGCATCCTTCGCTGACAACTTTTGATATTCAGGCGCATGAAATCGGGCAATTGGCTGTGCGGCAAATGGAATCGCTGCTGCGTACGAAAGAGCAATTGCCAAACGCCTGTCTTTCCATCGAGCCGCGCTTCGTGCGGGGAGATTCGGTCGGTCATCGTTGA
- a CDS encoding DUF1559 domain-containing protein: MQTRNSRRGFTLIELLVVIAIIAILIALLLPAVQQAREAARRTQCRNNLKQIGLALHNYHDLFSCFPAGFLGDPPNESATGCDQVSASLLANKGWGWAVMIMPHLDLGNLYKELDPGNNVVVCAKATGAQALAGNAELQRTVIPAYICPTAVDPDLNPSRWERPPATAGAHGKSNYAAVAGIDWDGSGIHPVTGRQVEAMFVNGTTVGPVRMKHMTDGSSNVFAIGEKIRIDVDDDKTRAAGALFEKYGAYWVGIAPDTRSASCAMRLQPAPSSFAVNGTSVNAFASQHTGGCFFLLADGHVLFISENADQDMISNIGLRNDGEIIDGSIVSN; this comes from the coding sequence ATGCAGACAAGAAACAGTCGGCGCGGATTCACTTTGATCGAACTATTGGTGGTCATCGCCATCATTGCCATCTTGATCGCGTTGCTTCTGCCAGCAGTGCAACAAGCGCGTGAAGCTGCCCGCAGGACCCAGTGCCGTAACAATCTCAAACAAATCGGATTAGCGCTCCACAATTACCATGACTTGTTCAGTTGTTTCCCGGCAGGATTTCTTGGTGACCCGCCCAATGAATCAGCGACTGGTTGCGATCAGGTATCGGCCTCACTCCTTGCGAATAAAGGCTGGGGTTGGGCGGTAATGATCATGCCGCACTTGGACCTGGGGAATTTGTACAAAGAGTTAGATCCCGGCAATAACGTAGTTGTGTGCGCTAAAGCGACGGGAGCTCAGGCTCTCGCCGGCAATGCCGAACTTCAACGTACGGTCATTCCCGCCTATATTTGTCCGACAGCTGTTGATCCGGACTTAAATCCGTCGCGTTGGGAACGCCCCCCCGCAACCGCAGGTGCTCACGGGAAATCAAACTACGCGGCTGTTGCAGGAATCGACTGGGATGGCTCGGGTATACATCCGGTGACTGGAAGGCAAGTCGAAGCCATGTTCGTGAACGGTACCACGGTCGGGCCTGTGCGGATGAAGCATATGACTGACGGTTCGAGCAATGTTTTCGCTATCGGCGAAAAGATTCGTATCGACGTCGACGACGATAAAACACGGGCAGCAGGTGCATTGTTCGAAAAATATGGCGCCTATTGGGTGGGAATCGCCCCCGATACGCGATCTGCTTCGTGTGCGATGCGACTGCAACCGGCGCCCTCGTCGTTTGCAGTTAATGGCACATCAGTGAATGCGTTTGCTAGCCAGCATACAGGCGGTTGCTTTTTCTTATTGGCTGACGGCCATGTCCTTTTCATCAGCGAAAATGCGGATCAGGACATGATATCCAACATCGGTCTTAGGAACGATGGCGAAATCATCGATGGCAGCATTGTTTCTAACTAA